A section of the Candidatus Thioglobus autotrophicus genome encodes:
- the plsX gene encoding phosphate acyltransferase PlsX has translation MIIKVSIDASGGDHGIPVTVEAGIKALSVFQDLQLTFVGDQSAIEAELNKHSPASKTTARIQIVHATEVVLMNESPAIALRKKKDSSMRVAINLVKSNTVDACVSAGNTGALMAISRFVLKTIKGIDRPAIMGRMPTMTGHTHMLDLGANVDSSPQALLEFATMGSIAVEQTEGISKPTIGLLNVGEEEMKGNDKIKKTSELLKASNLNYQGFVEGDDIYKGTVDLVVCDGFEGNIALKASEGVASMMSHYLKRAFTRNWLTKIVALIATPVLKDFKSSLDPGKYNGASLLGLRGIVVKSHGGADSDSFFVAICEAYTEVNAKIIDKISSQVSIELEKK, from the coding sequence ATGATTATCAAGGTATCAATTGATGCCTCAGGGGGAGATCATGGCATTCCTGTTACCGTTGAGGCAGGTATTAAAGCTCTGAGTGTATTTCAAGACTTGCAATTAACTTTTGTCGGTGATCAGTCAGCAATTGAAGCTGAACTTAATAAACACTCTCCTGCCAGTAAAACGACTGCTCGAATTCAAATTGTTCATGCTACGGAAGTCGTACTAATGAACGAATCTCCAGCAATTGCACTTCGCAAGAAAAAAGACTCTTCTATGCGTGTTGCCATTAATTTGGTTAAATCCAATACTGTAGATGCTTGTGTAAGCGCTGGTAATACTGGTGCACTGATGGCAATCTCTCGTTTTGTTCTCAAAACCATTAAAGGTATAGATAGACCTGCCATTATGGGGCGCATGCCAACCATGACTGGCCACACCCATATGCTAGACTTAGGCGCTAATGTTGATTCTAGTCCTCAAGCATTGCTCGAATTTGCCACCATGGGTTCGATTGCTGTTGAGCAAACCGAAGGCATTTCTAAGCCAACTATTGGTCTTTTAAATGTTGGTGAAGAAGAGATGAAAGGCAATGACAAGATTAAAAAAACCTCTGAGTTGCTTAAAGCATCAAATCTGAACTACCAAGGCTTTGTTGAAGGTGATGATATTTACAAAGGCACCGTTGATTTAGTTGTGTGCGATGGCTTTGAAGGCAACATTGCCCTTAAAGCCAGCGAAGGCGTTGCTAGCATGATGAGCCACTATTTAAAGCGTGCCTTTACGCGCAACTGGCTTACTAAAATTGTTGCTCTAATTGCCACACCTGTACTCAAAGATTTTAAATCAAGCCTAGATCCTGGCAAGTACAATGGCGCCAGCTTATTAGGCTTACGCGGTATTGTCGTTAAAAGTCACGGTGGTGCTGATAGTGATTCATTCTTTGTGGCAATCTGTGAAGCCTATACTGAAGTCAATGCTAAAATTATTGACAAAATCTCCTCTCAAGTTTCAATAGAATTGGAAAAAAAATGA
- the htpG gene encoding molecular chaperone HtpG, with protein MTTKQTHSFQTEVSQLLHLMIHSLYSNKEIFLRELVSNASDAVDKLKFESLSNDTLVEGKESLQVHIDVDKEAGTITITDNGIGMTQTEVMENIGTIANSGTKKFLQSLDKKQAEDSNLIGQFGVGFYASFIVADEVVLTTRKAGDDKANGTIWTSKGEGEYSLETTTVEDFGTKITLHIKDDEKEFLDDYRLRGIISKYSDHITVPIMMIKPAAEDSDEAIEYEMINKANAFWMQDKKELKQEDYDEFYKSLTYDFEAPLAQLHNRVEGKLDYTSLLFIPAKAPFDMWEPKRKGGIKLYAKRVFIMEDNEELMPMYLRFVKGVIDTADLSLNVSREILQGNKVVDTIRKASVSRILKELEKMAKNKPEKYATFWKEFGMVMKEGVVEDASNKDKIAALLRFSTTKSDSEAQSVSLAEYIERMGDDQKDIYYVTAETFAAAKGSPHLEIFKQKDIEVLLLSDRVDEWMVNNFNEFEGKQLKSIAKGDLEDLDSKEEKKEKEKTAKGFKKTLEEMQKILENQVKEVKISNRLSESPSCLVADENEMGGNMERIMASLGQDVPETKPILEINPTHPLVEKLKAKVDENLVNVLFDQAVLSEGGQLKDPAEFVKRMNKLIN; from the coding sequence ATGACTACTAAACAGACGCATTCGTTCCAAACAGAGGTTTCTCAACTCCTACATCTTATGATTCACTCTTTATATTCCAACAAAGAGATCTTCCTGCGAGAGCTGGTATCAAACGCTTCGGACGCTGTTGATAAACTTAAATTTGAATCCTTATCAAACGACACTCTAGTGGAAGGCAAAGAAAGCTTGCAAGTGCATATTGATGTTGATAAAGAAGCTGGCACAATTACTATTACTGATAACGGCATTGGCATGACACAGACTGAAGTCATGGAAAATATCGGTACTATTGCTAATTCTGGTACCAAAAAATTCCTACAAAGTCTAGACAAAAAACAAGCCGAAGATTCAAACCTAATCGGCCAATTTGGCGTAGGCTTCTACGCTTCATTCATTGTCGCGGACGAAGTTGTGCTTACCACTAGAAAAGCTGGCGATGACAAAGCTAACGGCACTATCTGGACCTCTAAAGGCGAAGGTGAGTATTCTCTAGAAACCACTACTGTGGAAGATTTTGGTACCAAAATCACCCTACACATTAAAGACGATGAAAAAGAATTCCTAGACGATTATCGCCTACGTGGCATTATCTCTAAATACTCGGATCATATTACTGTACCAATTATGATGATCAAGCCAGCAGCAGAAGATTCTGATGAGGCTATTGAATATGAAATGATTAACAAGGCCAATGCTTTTTGGATGCAAGACAAAAAAGAGCTAAAACAAGAAGATTATGATGAATTTTACAAATCTCTTACCTATGATTTTGAAGCGCCACTTGCACAACTGCACAACCGTGTTGAAGGCAAACTAGATTACACCTCTCTGCTATTTATCCCTGCTAAAGCACCGTTTGACATGTGGGAGCCAAAGCGTAAAGGCGGCATTAAACTGTATGCTAAGCGTGTGTTCATCATGGAAGACAATGAAGAACTTATGCCAATGTACTTGCGCTTTGTTAAAGGTGTAATCGATACGGCTGATTTATCTTTAAATGTGTCTCGTGAGATCCTACAAGGCAACAAAGTGGTTGACACAATCCGCAAGGCCTCAGTTAGCAGAATTTTAAAAGAACTTGAAAAAATGGCTAAAAACAAGCCAGAGAAATACGCTACCTTCTGGAAAGAATTTGGCATGGTAATGAAAGAAGGTGTGGTGGAAGATGCTTCAAATAAGGATAAAATCGCCGCGCTACTACGTTTTTCTACTACCAAGTCAGACAGCGAAGCACAAAGCGTATCTTTGGCCGAGTACATCGAACGTATGGGCGATGATCAAAAAGACATCTACTACGTTACTGCTGAAACTTTTGCAGCGGCTAAAGGCTCACCACATTTAGAAATATTCAAACAAAAAGACATTGAAGTGCTACTTCTATCTGATCGTGTAGACGAGTGGATGGTTAACAACTTTAACGAGTTTGAAGGCAAGCAACTTAAATCAATCGCTAAAGGTGATTTAGAAGATCTTGACTCCAAGGAAGAAAAAAAGGAAAAAGAAAAAACTGCCAAAGGCTTTAAAAAGACGCTAGAAGAAATGCAGAAAATTCTTGAAAATCAAGTCAAGGAAGTTAAGATTTCAAATCGTCTGAGTGAGTCCCCTTCTTGTTTAGTCGCTGATGAAAACGAGATGGGCGGCAACATGGAAAGAATTATGGCCTCACTTGGTCAAGACGTACCAGAAACCAAGCCGATTTTGGAAATCAACCCAACTCACCCTTTAGTTGAAAAACTTAAAGCCAAGGTGGATGAAAACTTAGTTAATGTTTTATTTGATCAAGCAGTTTTATCAGAAGGCGGACAACTTAAAGATCCAGCTGAATTTGTAAAACGTATGAATAAGCTAATCAACTAA
- a CDS encoding YceD family protein, translating to MQGIPANIKLLSFAKKGLIFSQTYAVKDFPRIKNIVSNVDDKVSVKLNFYIESGKIPCIEGSVELEVALDCQRCLKEVKLQLNPAFKLAFIIHENQAEDLDPSFETILNADEEFSAIEFITDEVLISIPMIPMHSHECQSYKDKSPVIEQKRKNPFAVLEQLKNSTKE from the coding sequence ATGCAGGGAATACCGGCTAATATAAAACTTTTAAGCTTTGCTAAAAAAGGATTGATTTTTTCACAGACTTATGCCGTGAAAGACTTTCCAAGAATTAAAAACATTGTTTCTAATGTTGATGATAAGGTTAGCGTTAAGTTAAATTTTTATATTGAAAGCGGCAAAATTCCTTGTATTGAAGGTAGTGTGGAATTAGAAGTAGCGCTTGATTGTCAGCGTTGCTTAAAAGAAGTTAAGCTTCAGCTAAATCCCGCCTTTAAATTAGCTTTTATTATTCATGAAAATCAGGCTGAAGATTTAGACCCAAGTTTTGAGACAATTTTGAACGCGGATGAAGAGTTTTCAGCAATAGAATTTATAACGGATGAGGTGCTAATATCCATTCCAATGATACCGATGCATTCACATGAATGCCAATCGTACAAGGATAAAAGCCCAGTAATAGAGCAAAAGCGTAAAAACCCTTTTGCAGTTTTAGAACAATTAAAAAACTCAACCAAGGAGTAA
- a CDS encoding RNA methyltransferase gives MNYTFDKVRVVMVNTTEPGNIGAAARAMKNMNLSTLYLVSPKTHPSAVATARASGADDILTNAVVCDTLEEALADVHLVIGASARQRNVKWRQMDVVGACGEIQKTMAVEGQEVAVVFGTENSGLSNEELDLCQILMTIPGNPNYFSLNVASAIQVFAYQHYVYSTTTEFEKSTNEIASNIELEGFYAHLAQVLEHIDYFEEKRPKALLMRRMRRFFGRAEPEKEEVAIFRGILRNIKPFKKD, from the coding sequence ATGAATTATACCTTTGATAAGGTTCGTGTGGTTATGGTTAATACCACTGAACCGGGTAATATTGGTGCGGCTGCGCGGGCGATGAAAAACATGAATCTTTCCACGCTGTATTTGGTTAGTCCAAAGACTCATCCATCAGCTGTAGCAACTGCTAGAGCGAGTGGGGCAGATGATATCTTAACTAATGCTGTTGTTTGTGACACACTCGAAGAGGCTTTAGCAGACGTACATTTGGTAATAGGTGCTAGTGCGCGCCAGCGCAATGTTAAGTGGAGGCAAATGGATGTGGTGGGTGCTTGTGGCGAAATTCAAAAAACCATGGCTGTTGAGGGTCAAGAAGTAGCAGTGGTATTTGGTACGGAAAACTCTGGCTTAAGTAACGAAGAGCTAGATTTGTGTCAAATTTTGATGACCATTCCCGGCAATCCAAATTACTTCTCGCTTAATGTTGCCTCAGCTATTCAGGTATTTGCTTATCAGCACTACGTTTATAGCACTACCACAGAATTTGAAAAAAGCACCAATGAAATTGCCAGTAATATTGAACTAGAAGGTTTTTACGCACATCTTGCTCAAGTGCTTGAGCATATTGACTATTTTGAAGAAAAACGCCCTAAAGCGCTTTTAATGCGTCGAATGCGTCGGTTTTTTGGCCGAGCAGAACCTGAAAAAGAAGAAGTTGCGATTTTTAGAGGGATTTTAAGAAATATTAAACCCTTTAAAAAAGATTAA
- a CDS encoding TolC family protein gives MMRLLLIFTLFLSSSVFAYTQKTFIEQLLASHDFFEKELINVKIKKLEMEGDRANYGNWSWDVGAEIAHIHKDKQKYDYTSSTDYSRDTHQNVRKISSDLSKKFFSNGSELNFSFDRSLPIKGEQMHDKNGYQKDKNTAEYLNDTSISWTVPLLKNKSGVIDQKTYDLSVLDYEDERLILAESQEDFIEGKVFEFIDWVGFKWKIDALEKVIIKLQKIRQKIENTQAEDVQVLGRFIDKKKRLLLSLKSKLKAQTGLLSAAIQAVDFSKDVPTLPTQFYVDLIDNIKPYCQAHVRDLQRIDLELQKNNRYIDTYKNSQLADFDFTISASIDSNKGNYSSYSKSRENTVETKLEFSYPLSGNISNQVYLDKYRFKRRQIELKYEHKLKDIMSAIGKLSVDIKQGLIQLKLTQQQIKQNKIDNELELYFAGRGDVRFAIIEQEDYQELQLEKITLLIDLYKDKLSYNNLLDRLLPYS, from the coding sequence ATGATGCGGTTATTGCTAATATTTACCTTATTTTTAAGCTCTTCAGTTTTTGCTTATACGCAAAAAACGTTTATAGAGCAGCTATTAGCTAGCCATGATTTTTTTGAAAAAGAGTTGATCAATGTTAAGATTAAAAAACTAGAGATGGAAGGGGATCGGGCTAATTATGGAAATTGGTCGTGGGATGTTGGTGCAGAGATTGCACATATTCATAAAGATAAGCAAAAGTATGATTACACTTCTAGTACAGATTACTCACGTGATACACATCAAAATGTGAGAAAAATATCCTCCGATTTATCTAAGAAATTTTTCTCAAATGGCTCTGAATTAAATTTTTCTTTTGATCGGTCTTTACCTATTAAAGGTGAGCAAATGCATGACAAAAACGGCTATCAAAAAGATAAAAATACAGCGGAATATTTAAATGACACCAGTATTAGCTGGACAGTGCCACTGCTTAAAAATAAATCTGGTGTAATTGATCAAAAAACTTATGATTTATCTGTATTAGATTATGAAGATGAAAGGTTAATATTGGCAGAATCACAAGAGGATTTTATTGAAGGCAAAGTCTTTGAATTTATTGATTGGGTGGGATTTAAATGGAAAATTGATGCTCTTGAAAAGGTGATTATAAAGTTGCAAAAAATACGCCAAAAAATTGAAAATACTCAAGCTGAAGACGTTCAAGTTTTAGGCAGATTTATTGATAAGAAGAAGCGCTTATTGTTGAGCTTAAAGTCTAAATTAAAAGCGCAAACAGGCTTGCTGTCTGCTGCCATTCAGGCGGTTGATTTTTCTAAAGATGTGCCAACCTTACCAACTCAATTTTATGTCGATTTAATTGATAATATTAAGCCCTATTGTCAGGCACATGTTCGAGATTTACAGCGGATTGATCTAGAGTTGCAAAAGAATAATCGCTATATTGATACTTATAAAAATTCACAATTGGCCGATTTTGACTTTACGATTAGCGCCTCTATAGACAGCAATAAAGGTAACTACAGTAGTTATTCAAAATCTAGAGAAAACACGGTTGAGACGAAATTGGAGTTTTCTTACCCATTAAGTGGCAACATTTCTAATCAGGTGTATTTAGATAAATACCGATTTAAACGTCGGCAAATTGAGCTTAAGTATGAACACAAACTAAAAGATATTATGTCTGCTATTGGCAAGCTCAGTGTCGATATTAAACAAGGATTAATCCAGCTTAAACTCACTCAACAACAAATCAAACAAAACAAAATTGACAACGAGCTAGAGCTTTATTTTGCAGGGCGGGGTGATGTTAGATTTGCCATTATTGAGCAGGAAGATTATCAAGAATTACAGTTGGAAAAAATCACTCTTTTAATTGATTTATATAAAGATAAGCTTAGCTACAATAATTTACTAGATCGCCTACTGCCTTATTCATAA
- a CDS encoding YciK family oxidoreductase yields the protein MKISTNYSIATGELKDKVILVTGANRGFGKAMTLDLAKAGATVIMLGRDLGSLETAYDEVVDAGFAEPILYPLDLEGATPEHYEQLQRDILDNFGQLDGLIHNAGIIGTMMPIEQYDLKLWYSTMQINVNAPFMLTQFLIPVLSKSKDARILFLSSSVGRTAKAYWGAYGVSKFAIEGLSKTLAEELEKTNIRVNSLDPKRMRTEMRRTAYPAENSDNNPLPESVSPAIVYLMSEAAKALNGEQLTLEN from the coding sequence ATGAAAATTTCAACAAACTATTCAATCGCCACGGGCGAACTAAAAGATAAGGTTATTTTGGTTACGGGTGCCAATCGCGGTTTTGGTAAGGCGATGACACTAGATCTAGCCAAAGCGGGCGCAACCGTTATTATGCTTGGGCGTGATCTTGGTTCACTGGAAACTGCCTACGACGAAGTGGTAGATGCTGGCTTTGCAGAGCCTATTTTGTATCCATTAGATTTGGAAGGGGCAACACCTGAACACTACGAGCAATTGCAAAGAGATATTTTGGATAATTTTGGCCAGCTTGACGGACTAATTCATAACGCTGGTATTATCGGCACAATGATGCCGATTGAGCAATACGATTTAAAGCTTTGGTATTCGACCATGCAAATTAACGTCAACGCACCTTTTATGCTCACGCAATTTTTAATCCCGGTACTGAGTAAATCTAAGGATGCTCGAATTTTGTTTTTATCTTCCTCAGTTGGACGCACAGCTAAAGCTTATTGGGGTGCTTATGGCGTGAGTAAATTTGCTATTGAGGGTTTGAGTAAAACACTAGCAGAAGAGCTCGAAAAAACCAATATTAGAGTGAATTCGCTTGATCCAAAGCGTATGCGTACTGAGATGCGTAGAACCGCTTATCCAGCAGAAAATTCAGACAACAATCCACTGCCAGAGAGTGTCTCTCCGGCGATTGTGTATTTAATGAGTGAAGCTGCTAAAGCGTTAAATGGCGAGCAGTTAACGCTAGAAAATTAG
- a CDS encoding lysophospholipid acyltransferase family protein: MLFLRSLLYFLGSTLVLSFLVALSLALFFLPVKYRYAILSKWALFCLWWLKITLNIKLKVIGKENIPNTPSVIVSNHQSTWETLALQTVFPHQTWVLKQELQWIPIFGWGLALLKPIIINRGEKLKAIKKVMKQGSARIKEGIFVVVFPEGTRQPYKQLGEYQNGGVAIAKKTNCDIVPVYHDAGKLWPKGSFVKQPGTITLVIGKPIQSTGKSASVLTKEVRDWTLAMQKFHSSL, translated from the coding sequence ATGCTGTTTTTAAGATCATTACTGTATTTTTTAGGCTCAACGCTAGTACTTAGCTTTCTAGTCGCCTTATCTCTAGCTCTGTTCTTTTTACCGGTGAAATATCGTTATGCAATTTTGTCAAAATGGGCATTATTTTGCCTGTGGTGGCTCAAAATAACACTAAATATCAAACTCAAGGTTATTGGCAAAGAAAATATTCCAAATACGCCGAGTGTAATCGTTTCAAACCATCAGTCAACTTGGGAGACACTAGCTTTGCAAACTGTTTTTCCCCACCAAACTTGGGTACTCAAACAAGAGCTACAATGGATTCCAATTTTTGGCTGGGGCTTAGCCTTATTAAAGCCAATTATCATCAACCGTGGTGAAAAGCTAAAAGCCATTAAAAAAGTCATGAAACAAGGCTCTGCTCGAATTAAAGAAGGAATTTTTGTAGTGGTATTTCCTGAAGGTACACGCCAACCTTATAAACAATTGGGAGAATATCAAAATGGCGGCGTTGCCATTGCCAAAAAAACCAATTGTGACATTGTGCCGGTTTATCACGATGCAGGCAAGCTTTGGCCAAAAGGTAGCTTCGTTAAACAGCCTGGTACTATCACGCTCGTTATCGGCAAACCCATTCAATCAACTGGAAAAAGTGCCTCGGTACTTACCAAAGAAGTGCGAGACTGGACACTCGCCATGCAAAAATTTCATTCAAGCTTATGA
- the rpmF gene encoding 50S ribosomal protein L32, producing MAVQKSRKTPSKRGMRRSHNALTSPALSEDQETGETHLRHHITADGYYRGKKVINTKDVQEVEA from the coding sequence ATGGCTGTACAAAAAAGTAGAAAAACCCCTTCAAAAAGAGGTATGCGTCGTTCACACAATGCATTAACAAGCCCTGCATTATCAGAAGATCAAGAGACAGGTGAAACTCACCTACGTCACCACATCACTGCAGATGGCTACTACCGTGGCAAAAAGGTAATCAACACAAAAGACGTTCAAGAAGTAGAAGCTTAA
- a CDS encoding inositol monophosphatase family protein, which produces MHPTLNIAVKAARKAGDIILRYHNQIDLLTIENKAANDFVSEVDKAAEDAIIDELKYAFPDHSILGEENGEIVGKDKRFVWILDPLDGTTNYLHGFPQYSVSIALYENDEATHAVVYDPFKEELFTASKGDGAYLNEQRIRVTSTNGFEDTLIGTGFPFKAPQHLDAYLDMFKAVHPKVAGIRRAGSAALDLAYLAAGRLDGFWEIELNIWDIAAGALLVKEAGGYIGDFSGRDKYLETGNVVAGNEKVFKALLKTIHPHLTDDLQR; this is translated from the coding sequence ATGCATCCTACGCTTAATATTGCCGTTAAAGCCGCTCGCAAAGCCGGTGACATCATTCTCAGATATCATAATCAGATTGATCTGCTAACGATCGAAAATAAAGCAGCCAATGACTTCGTTTCTGAAGTGGATAAAGCTGCTGAAGATGCTATTATAGACGAGTTGAAATATGCCTTTCCGGATCATTCAATCTTAGGTGAAGAAAACGGAGAAATTGTTGGCAAAGACAAGCGCTTTGTTTGGATCTTGGATCCGCTAGATGGCACTACTAACTATCTACACGGCTTTCCACAATATTCAGTCTCTATTGCTTTATATGAAAACGATGAAGCTACTCACGCCGTGGTTTACGACCCTTTTAAAGAAGAGTTGTTTACCGCTTCAAAGGGTGATGGCGCTTATTTAAATGAGCAAAGAATTCGTGTTACTAGTACGAACGGCTTTGAGGATACTTTAATTGGCACTGGTTTTCCATTTAAGGCACCTCAACACCTAGATGCCTACCTCGATATGTTTAAAGCGGTTCATCCAAAGGTAGCCGGCATTCGTCGTGCAGGTTCTGCCGCACTTGATTTAGCTTATTTGGCTGCTGGCCGACTCGATGGCTTCTGGGAAATAGAGCTTAATATTTGGGATATCGCTGCCGGTGCACTTTTAGTCAAAGAAGCAGGTGGTTATATTGGTGATTTTTCGGGTCGTGACAAATACCTGGAAACAGGTAACGTGGTCGCGGGCAATGAAAAAGTTTTTAAAGCGCTTTTAAAAACCATTCACCCACACCTTACAGACGACTTACAGCGCTAA
- a CDS encoding HAD family hydrolase, with the protein MNIDTILFDLDGTLIDTAPDLAYALNTLLKEGGLEAKSFEQIKPLVAFGGKALIKFGFGCDENHPNFSNWHQRLLEIYTKNIDLNSAPFDGIGALIKNLVKQRINWGIVTNKPENLTHLLLQKLNIQPGVVVCGDTLEFNKPHPAPLLYACAQLAIEPRRCLFVGDDKNDMLAGSNAGIKTVAVTYGYGQVKSDWNYDYKINQPQELLELI; encoded by the coding sequence ATGAATATTGATACCATTCTTTTTGATTTAGACGGCACGCTAATTGACACGGCGCCAGACTTGGCTTATGCACTAAATACCCTACTTAAAGAGGGTGGGCTAGAAGCTAAGTCTTTTGAGCAAATTAAGCCTTTGGTCGCTTTTGGTGGTAAGGCGTTGATTAAATTTGGGTTTGGTTGTGATGAGAATCATCCAAATTTTTCCAATTGGCATCAACGCTTGCTTGAGATTTACACAAAGAATATTGATCTAAATTCAGCGCCTTTTGACGGTATTGGCGCATTGATAAAAAACTTGGTGAAGCAGCGTATAAATTGGGGGATTGTAACCAATAAGCCCGAAAATTTAACGCACTTGTTGTTGCAAAAGCTAAACATTCAGCCGGGTGTAGTAGTTTGTGGAGACACCTTGGAATTTAATAAGCCACATCCCGCGCCATTATTGTACGCTTGTGCGCAATTGGCGATTGAGCCAAGGCGTTGTTTGTTTGTTGGAGATGATAAAAACGATATGTTGGCAGGCAGCAATGCCGGTATTAAGACCGTGGCAGTAACTTATGGTTATGGCCAAGTTAAGAGTGATTGGAATTATGATTATAAAATCAATCAACCGCAAGAATTATTGGAGTTAATTTAA
- a CDS encoding DNA recombination protein RmuC — MDIVSLILGLLVGAIGVYIYLDKQLQTLSKEKIHLEVSLDEKIKSYENQIDMINIAREQMSKDFKEVASSILEKDRNDLSIKNSELLTPLQAQLKEFRDKIEVITTEQIKERATLSAQIDNLKKTSIEAQETTQNLTNALTYDNKQQGDWGEMILSSILSSSGLREGHEFDTQKQLKNEQGEAFKPDVVLHLPDEKDIIIDSKVSLKAYKDYIADQTNSALLKAHVGSVEAHINGISIKEYENLEGVLTLDFIFVFIPIESALLVALDQKPDLFTIALKKNIVLVSPSTLMMSLKTVHHIWQTERQNQNSEEIARQAGAMYDKLFGFMKSMDEIEKNLDKAQKSYKEARGKLSDGKGNLISRAEKLKELGVQSKKELG, encoded by the coding sequence ATGGATATAGTAAGTTTAATATTGGGTTTATTAGTCGGTGCAATCGGTGTTTATATTTATTTGGATAAGCAATTACAGACACTGAGTAAAGAAAAAATTCACCTAGAGGTGAGCCTGGATGAAAAGATTAAATCTTACGAAAATCAGATCGACATGATCAATATTGCCAGAGAGCAAATGAGTAAAGATTTTAAGGAAGTGGCTAGTAGTATTTTAGAAAAAGACCGCAACGATTTAAGTATTAAAAATTCTGAATTACTCACTCCTTTACAGGCTCAACTTAAAGAATTTCGTGACAAAATTGAGGTTATTACTACTGAGCAAATTAAAGAGCGTGCGACACTTTCTGCGCAAATTGACAACCTTAAAAAGACCAGTATAGAGGCGCAAGAAACCACCCAAAATCTAACCAATGCCCTGACTTACGATAACAAGCAACAAGGCGATTGGGGCGAGATGATTCTAAGCTCGATTTTATCTAGTTCAGGCCTTAGAGAAGGGCATGAGTTTGATACCCAAAAACAGCTAAAAAACGAGCAAGGTGAAGCTTTTAAGCCAGATGTGGTTTTGCATTTACCAGATGAAAAAGACATTATTATTGACTCCAAAGTATCTCTTAAAGCTTACAAAGACTACATTGCTGATCAAACTAATAGCGCATTACTTAAGGCACATGTGGGCTCGGTTGAGGCGCATATTAACGGCATTAGTATTAAAGAGTATGAAAATCTTGAAGGCGTGCTAACACTCGATTTTATTTTTGTGTTTATTCCGATTGAGTCAGCCTTGTTGGTGGCACTTGACCAAAAGCCTGATTTATTTACCATAGCGCTTAAAAAGAATATTGTCTTGGTTTCGCCGTCAACATTAATGATGAGTCTTAAAACGGTGCATCACATCTGGCAGACTGAGCGCCAAAACCAAAATTCTGAAGAAATCGCGCGTCAAGCTGGTGCTATGTACGATAAATTATTTGGCTTTATGAAGTCCATGGATGAAATTGAAAAGAACTTGGATAAAGCGCAAAAGAGCTACAAAGAAGCGCGCGGGAAGCTTTCTGATGGCAAGGGTAATTTAATTAGTCGCGCTGAAAAACTCAAAGAGTTGGGCGTGCAAAGTAAAAAGGAGTTGGGTTAA